From a region of the Coffea arabica cultivar ET-39 chromosome 3e, Coffea Arabica ET-39 HiFi, whole genome shotgun sequence genome:
- the LOC113737670 gene encoding BURP domain-containing protein 16-like: MASSTFAIVLFVIALTFPTSHFAAHISSSSFTALNQLKYWSENVQGTMPGNLLSKLSPLSKEQAEHFTSLASEKNLPFDANLCSLANLACLSKARVDSFLDKNNYGYGRISPNVVLHVDPFSFFRLSLLKQGNMVHLSSLENQLPQQSFLPSQTASKISVTENDLRKLFPQSFESPQTKDAIQYTLIYCNTPALKEEPQSCAKSLEEMIEFSKTAIGDKNLVALASKNTEGSRKELMVGRVEKLKYGKTVACHQLFLPFATYFCHLLSNIEVYAVDVVEPRTKVPVNTVTVVCHMDTSGWSPDHVALKILKTSPGQSEACHWMSQSDLIFISQGKN, encoded by the coding sequence ATGGCCTCTTCAACGTTTGCTATCGTTCTCTTTGTCATTGCCCTCACGTTTCCTACGTCCCATTTTGCTGCACacatttcatcttcttcattcaCTGCATTGAATCAGCTCAAATATTGGTCAGAAAATGTCCAAGGCACCATGCCTGGAAATCTTCTGTCCAAACTATCTCCACTGAGCAAGGAACAAGCTGAACATTTCACTTCATTAGCGTCCGAGAAAAATCTTCCATTTGATGCAAATCTTTGCTCTCTTGCAAACCTAGCTTGTTTATCCAAAGCACGTGTTGATAGTTTCTTGGACAAGAATAATTACGGCTATGGCAGAATTAGCCCAAATGTTGTCCTACATGTtgatcctttttctttcttcagaCTCTCACTTCTCAAACAAGGAAACATGGTGCATCTCTCAAGCTTGGAAAACCAATTGCCCCAACagtcatttcttccttctcaaacGGCATCAAAGATCTCTGTTACGGAAAATGACCTACGAAAATTATTTCCTCAATCCTTTGAAAGCCCGCAAACAAAAGATGCCATTCAATACACCCTTATTTATTGCAATACTCCTGCTCTTAAGGAAGAGCCTCAGAGCTGTGCAAAATCCCTTGAGGAAATGATTGAATTTTCAAAAACTGCCATAGGTGACAAGAATTTGGTGGCATTGGCATCGAAAAACACAGAGGGTTCTAGAAAAGAATTGATGGTTGGACGCGTGGAAAAGCTTAAATATGGAAAAACTGTGGCATGTCATCAattatttcttccttttgcAACATATTTCTGCCATTTGCTGTCCAATATTGAAGTCTATGCAGTAGATGTTGTTGAACCTAGGACCAAAGTTCCAGTTAATACAGTCACGGTGGTATGTCATATGGATACTTCAGGCTGGTCCCCTGATCATGTGGCCTTGAAGATATTGAAAACTTCTCCTGGCCAAAGTGAAGCATGCCATTGGATGTCTCAAAGTGAtctcattttcatttctcaaggaaaGAACTAA